In a genomic window of Lycium ferocissimum isolate CSIRO_LF1 chromosome 9, AGI_CSIRO_Lferr_CH_V1, whole genome shotgun sequence:
- the LOC132069386 gene encoding serine/threonine-protein phosphatase 7 long form homolog — MAQVPLICGIYQEWHMVDRVLRQFGRKQHILGPCAEIDPSHYKRDKRYAITMEDQENFAQTDFLWENRRQRVILAEYETQDPESLSEYFYWYRRHSRTFIGNPVHNVHRGYQHMAGRHEALALGHQESYKLAQETIQDPTKSNEVKEIVEMFSRINTESMAAASLGTMLSFAPNYTPPAEYVEPPTVQVPRHQRPNVPRPAARGRGRQSGNRRGRGPVDHQLVDEEEVRFDQDMPSSTIQR; from the exons ATGGCGCAGGTTCCCCTTATTTGTGGGATCTATCAAGAGTGGCACATGGTAGATCGCGTTCTCAGACAGTTCGGTAGGAAGCAACATATTCTGGGACCATGTGCTGAGATTGATCCTTCTCATTACAAACGTGACAAGCGGTATGCTATAACGATGGAGGATCAAGAAAATTTTGCACAAACGGACTTTTTGTGGGAAAATCGTCGACAAAGGGTAATTCTGGCCGAGTATGAAACTCAAGACCCAGAGTCATTATCAGAGTATTTTTATTGGTATCGACGTCACTCGCGCACTTTTATAGGAAATCCTGTTCATAATGTGCATAGAGGATACCAACACATGGCAGGCAGGCATGAGGCACTG gctTTAGGACATCAAGAATCGTACAAGTTGGCTCAGGAGACTATCCAAGATCCAACCAAGTCTAATGAAGTGAAGGAAATAGTAGAGATGTTTAGCCGCATTAATACAGAGTCCATGGCTGCTGCCTCTCTGGGGACGATGTTGAGTTTCGCTCCCAATTATACACCACCGGCAGAGTATGTTGAGCCGCCTACTGTGCAAGTGCCTCGTCATCAACGTCCTAATGTACCAAGACCTGCGGCGCGTGGTAGAGGACGCCAATCAGGTAACAGACGGGGTCGAGGTCCCGTGGATCACCAGTTGGTTGATGAGGAagaggttcgttttgatcaagATATGCCCAGCTCAACGATACAGCGGTGA